In Podospora pseudoanserina strain CBS 124.78 chromosome 5, whole genome shotgun sequence, a single window of DNA contains:
- a CDS encoding hypothetical protein (EggNog:ENOG503NX4R; COG:G; antiSMASH:Cluster_4; SMCOG1106:major facilitator transporter), which yields MTTPDISQPAHGPAAAAALATDEISPAPITDTPTDKATTFLQAHAQTDTTFTCDEERHVLRRIDTRILPLLLGAYFFQQLDKSSLSYVSIFGITEDAKLVGQQYSWLGSILYIAQLVMQPLAAFILVKFPNGKVIASAIFLWGSSQAIMAACTSFQSLLGLRFMLGSFEAMIAPSCIAVTQMWWRRGEQTLRTSYWNAMNGITAIVGSLFTYGLGHIESGVMFKYQIIFLFCGLLTVVYAGVVLAFMPDSPMEAKYLTEREKVIAVERLRANQMGVSSGKWRWEHVWESLLDLKTWCWFVIIVAISIVSGGIGTFGSLIVKSFGYTKFEAILFNIPFGAIQFIVIIASGWVATRFKHKGLTIAGVCVLPIVGTIIMLTVPREQKGVLLFGYYLVSCMAAITPLIYAWQAQNTGGDTKKKCTSGMVFIGMCTGNIIGPLLYSVDHAPLYRPGLISNLIMLVLVAALAILIPFYLMYLNRRHAKRREELGKNAVLVDESMFGKGQVESGKAAELEEGGAGVKPKALEEDNALRDMTDVKNEDFIYVY from the exons ATGACGACCCCCGATATATCTCAGCCAGCCCAtgggccagcagcagcagcagcactcGCAACGGACGAAATCAGCCCTGCCCCCATCACAGACACCCCCACCGACAAAgccaccaccttcctccaagCCCATGCCCAAACCGACACGACCTTCACCTGCGACGAAGAGCGCCACGTCCTCCGCCGCATCGACACAcgcatcctccccctcctcctcggcgcctACTTCTTCCAACAGCTCGACAAATCGTCCCTGTCCTACGTCTCCATCTTCGGCATCACCGAAGACGCCAAGCTCGTCGGGCAGCAGTACTCATGGCTCGGCTCAATCCTTTACATCGCCCAGCTGGTGATGCAGCCCCTCGCCGCTTTCATCTTGGTCAAGTTCCCCAACGGGAAAGTCATCGCCTCTGCTATCTTCCTGTGGGGTTCATCACAGGCCATCATGGCTGCTTGTACCAGTTTCCAGTCTTTGCTCGGACTCCGCTTCATGCTAGGCAGCTTCGAGGCCATGATCGCACCGAGCTGCATCGCCGTCACGCagatgtggtggaggaggggggagcagACGCTGCGGACGAGTTACTGGAATGCGATGAACGGGATCACCGCGATAGTCGGGAGCCTGTTTACCTATGGGCTGGGACATATTGAGAGTGGGGTGATGTTCAAGTACCAGAttatttttctcttttgtggGTTGTTGACGGTGGTGTAtgcgggggtggtgctggctttTATGCCGGATTCGCCGATGGAGGCCAAGTATTTGAccgagagggaaaaggtgattgcggtggagaggttgagggcgaACCAGATGGGGGTGTCGAGCGGGAAGTGGAGGTGGGAGCATGTGTGGGAGAGTTTGCTGGATTTGAagacttggtgttggtttgtCATTATTGTTGCGATTTC GATTGTGAGCGGTGGTATTGGAACTTTTGGCAGTCTCATCGTCAAATCGTTTGGATACACCAAGTTCGAGGCCATCTTGTTCAACATCCCGTTTGGGGCTATCCAGTTCATTGTCATCATTGCCTCGGGATGGGTCGCCACGAGGTTCAAGCACAAGGGACTGACCATTGCGGGGGTCTGCGTGTTGCCCATTGTGGGCACGATTATCATGTTGACTGTCCCTCGCGAACAGAaaggggtgttgttgtttgggtACTACTTGGTGTCATGCATGGCTGCCATCACGCCGTTGATTTACGCGTGGCAGGCGCAGAACACGGGAGGTGACACCAAAAAGAAGTGCACGTCTGGCATGGTCTTCATCGGGATGTGTACTGGTAACATTATCGGCCCACTGCTGTACTCTGTCGATCATGCCCCTTTGTATCGACCGGGCTTGATATCTAACCTCAtcatgttggtgttggtagCGGCGCTAGCGAT ACTCATCCCATTCTACCTCATGTACCTGAACCGCCGGCACGCCAAGCGTCGGGAAGAGTTGGGCAAGAATGCCGTGCTTGTTGACGAGTCCATGTTTGGAAAAGGTCAAGTGGAAAGCGGCAAGGCGGCagagcttgaggaggggggtgctggcGTAAAGCCAAAGGCGCTGGAAGAGGACAATGCTTTACGGGACATGACCGACGTCAAGAACGAAGACTTCATCTATGTGTATTAG